The following are encoded in a window of Thalassotalea insulae genomic DNA:
- a CDS encoding glycoside-pentoside-hexuronide (GPH):cation symporter produces the protein MLSIKEKIAYGLGDTASNIIFQTVMMFLLIYYTDVVGLSPAVVGTLFLVVRIFDAVTDPLMGALADRTHTRWGQFRPYLLWLALPFGIISVLAFTKFNLSDNGKLIYAFVSYTLLMIAYTAINIPYSALGGVLTSEPKERVSVQSYRFVFGMLGGLIVASGTMPLVDWLGEGDKALGYQNAMLLMSIFGVTLFLLCFLGTKERVTPPKEQQSSFAKDLKALWQNDQWRILCIAGLLLLSGQVLRGTLAVYYVKYYLGQAQLITAFMTLGMIGSILGCAVSQPLAKRVCKIKAYIALQTIAAFICVISYFVGPEQITLAFVLFFCWNFFLQMATPLLWAKMADTIDYGHWKTGVRITGMIYSAVVFFIKMGVAIGGALAGWLLAYYGYQADMEQTANTQHGILLSFTLLPAIGSFLVAFTMRWYKLDNQLIDKIHLELNPIVK, from the coding sequence CCGGCTGTTGTCGGTACATTATTCTTAGTAGTCCGTATCTTTGATGCAGTTACCGACCCTTTAATGGGCGCCCTCGCCGACCGAACTCACACCCGCTGGGGGCAGTTTCGTCCTTATCTGTTATGGCTAGCATTGCCTTTTGGTATAATCAGCGTGCTGGCATTCACTAAATTTAACCTCAGTGATAATGGTAAACTGATCTATGCCTTTGTCTCTTATACCTTGCTAATGATTGCCTATACTGCAATTAATATTCCCTACTCAGCTCTTGGCGGAGTACTAACTTCAGAGCCGAAAGAGCGGGTCTCAGTGCAATCATACCGATTCGTTTTTGGCATGCTAGGCGGGCTAATCGTCGCCTCAGGTACTATGCCATTAGTTGATTGGTTAGGAGAAGGCGATAAGGCGCTTGGTTACCAAAATGCGATGTTACTGATGAGCATTTTTGGCGTGACCTTATTTCTATTATGCTTTCTTGGCACCAAAGAGCGAGTAACGCCACCAAAAGAGCAGCAGTCTTCATTTGCCAAAGATCTCAAGGCATTGTGGCAAAATGATCAGTGGCGTATTCTTTGTATTGCCGGTTTATTATTGCTTAGTGGTCAAGTACTGCGCGGCACGTTAGCTGTTTATTACGTTAAATACTACCTTGGACAGGCACAATTGATCACCGCTTTTATGACCTTAGGCATGATAGGTAGTATTCTTGGTTGCGCTGTTTCACAGCCGCTTGCCAAACGTGTATGTAAAATAAAAGCCTATATTGCCCTGCAAACTATTGCTGCTTTTATTTGCGTTATCAGTTACTTTGTCGGTCCAGAGCAAATTACTCTGGCATTTGTACTATTCTTTTGTTGGAATTTTTTCCTGCAAATGGCAACGCCATTACTGTGGGCTAAAATGGCCGATACTATCGATTACGGCCATTGGAAAACAGGCGTCCGCATTACCGGAATGATTTATTCTGCTGTGGTCTTTTTTATTAAAATGGGAGTCGCTATTGGTGGCGCACTTGCCGGCTGGTTACTGGCCTATTACGGTTATCAGGCAGATATGGAGCAAACAGCAAATACCCAACACGGAATATTACTCTCTTTCACCTTACTTCCTGCAATTGGTTCATTTTTAGTCGCCTTTACCATGCGCTGGTACAAACTCGATAATCAATTAATAGATAAAATTCATCTTGAGTTAAATCCAATCGTTAAATAG